Below is a genomic region from Leishmania mexicana MHOM/GT/2001/U1103 complete genome, chromosome 20.
GATCTCCGActtggtggcggcgcggtcATGCCCGAGCGCGACGCGCACCTTCTTCTTGAGCAGATGGCGTATCTTCTCGTAGTTGCACCGTGCCTCGATGTGGGGCGAGATGGTCATGACGCGCAAGGACGGCATAGAGTTGACGAGCCGCTTGAAGTCGTCGAGGCTTATTTCACTCTTGCACTCCGggaggccgccgcggtcgTGAATGACGGGGCCCTCGGCATGGATGCCGCCCAAGATACAGTTGTCCTCCGTATAGGACCCCACACGCTTCTCGATGGCATCAATACAGTCCGTCACCAGTTTCTTGTGGCTATCGGAGAAGATGATGGACGCCAAGGTCGTCAGCGTGCCGCACCGAGCCAGCTCCTTTAGGGAGTACTCTGGGTTTGACCAGTGCCCTATCACATCGCTCGCACCACCCAGTCCGTGGTTGTGAATATCCACGAACCCAGGGAGCACAAATGCGGCCTCTTGCCAGGTGGCCGCGCCTATGCCGGGGTGCGTGTTCTCGAGCTCACCGAGCTCCTTTCGGACAAGAGTCTCATTGCCACACACCGATGCAATGAGATCATTCACGACAATGACACAGCCGCCGTATAGGACCTTTGAGGTCGTGACGATGTTACCCTTAATAACCGTAACGTTGTCCATCGCCTTCGCCCTTTTCCCGCTACGTTCCATTTCTTTATGTTTTTGGGACGGTGGGGATGATCTAATGTGCATAAAATGCGCGCATAAAACTCGATGCCGGATTGTGCGAGTGTTTGTACGTTTGTGCGAAAGAGGTGTAAGAGGAGTGGGGactggggagggggtacaGTGAAGAGAATGTGCGGGGTGCGGTTTCGTTTCTCGTATGGGTGAGAAGAAAGTGGTTGTCCGCACCAGTCTTGAAGCCAGCAAAGCAACGAAAGTAGCCACAGGAGAACAAAGGCAAAAAAAGGAGGGTGCAAAAGCGTCCGTTTTGAGGAGCCTTCGTATTTGCAAGCTGTGTGAGGCGccagcagacgcgcacatCAGCGACGTAAAAAAAAacccacagagagagggagacaaaGAAAGCCGCATGCGGTGGCAAAGAGAAGAAGGGGTGGTATAGGATGGGCGTCATCGAGCGCAACGACGGGCCCGGCATGGATGAAAGCGTAGGCACGTTTTCGCCGAGACAACGCTGACAGTGGCATGAGCACGTCCATGAGAGGCAGTAGAAATCCGGTGCACCTACAGAGTGacctccgctgctgcagagagATCGTCTGCAAACGGTCAGAGAGAGGTGAAAGCGCTGAAGACTCTGGGATCGCGCCTAGCCTCGTAGCGAGCTGGAGGTGGTCTTCTAGGCGCCTCGGCTCTGCGATTCTGTTCAATTCGTTTCTGGCGTTTGTTGCTGCTTCCTTTTTGTTCGGTATTCGTCTTTTGTTCTCCGTGCTCTCCACTGCTTGCATAGGCGGCTTTGgagttttcttttttttccttaGAGAGTTAGTAAAGAATGACAAGGACACACCCGCACATCCATACGCAGGAGAACGCATGCGCACTGTTGTACACAGTAACAAGAGAGAGCACAAACAAGCGAAAAGAGGACCCAACAACAGAAACAAAATGAACGTTTTCTTCAACTGTAAGAATGAAGCACAGAGGAACGCGTCACCATCCTCAGAGGAAACAtgaaaacaaagaagaaaagaaCACCACTGAGATCAAGAGTGCGTATTGAGCACGTACAAGATCTGTAGACATCGCCCCTCAGCCCACCGCTCTCCTCGGTGTATCCCAGACGTGGGCTGACGAAAcgagaaaaaggaaaaaaacgaGACGAGGCAGGGCATCCACTTCATTTGAGTACTCCTTTTAAAATCCCACTAgttttttttgtctgtgaTGTTGTCATTCATGTTTTCGCTAGTTGTTATGCTTCATGGAACATGTGGCACTTTTTTTTGTGAGATAACCGTGGTGATCGCGCCCTGGTGTCTCCTTGCTCTTTTCACTGGGTAGAACGCTTGCTGAGATCCACTGTAGCAAAGACACAGCAACACCTACCTCACGCGTTGGCTGTGAGAGGGCAACAGCGTCTTGCAGAAGTGTTGCCCGGGTAGACATCTCGTTTTCGTCCGAGGCTTGACCTCTCAAGCGAGGACGCTGGAAAGGGAGGCGGGCCTTTCCGCGCCAAACACAGCATCGAGCGACACCCTGTGTCGCGTGAGCAGTCCACAAACACGCGCATGCACTCAAGCACTCCCTAGGGAGCGATGGCGCTGCAAGAGGGACTCAGATGAGTTTACAACACTCCCACAAGAGTAGCGCACAGCCTCGATGCCCTAGAGTCTCTTGTTCCCGCTGTAGCAGCACCTCAACACTTAGAGGAGCCCTCTTAGACAATGAAACGCTCGCTAAAGGACCGCCAACGGCTTTCACACGTTCAGATGCCTTTCAGTATGTCAGTGGTTGAAACGGACGCGACTGcttcacgcgcacacgcaataaaaaaaacgaagtggaagaaaaggaaaagaaaaaaggaaacaagATACAACGAATCAAACCGAGCGCGTATAATAGTCATGTCTTTCTTCATTTTGGAGGGGGTAGCTACAGAGAGTGTGAGGGAGGATGGAGCAGGCTAGAGAAGGAGCGAGCTTGGACGCGAGTGAAGGAAAAGCGACAAGTAAAATGAGAGAACAAGCAAGCCCTCGTCTTCACATGGGAGACGAAGAGGAGCCACACGGGGGGAGCGGTGTTATTGCGTGTGGAAAGAAACGACAGAAGGCAGGGGCGCGCACCGCGTACCGCTTAACGGTACTCAGGCAGGCCGGTGCCGTTGATCATGCCCATGGTGaaagacggcggtggcgcattGGGGATGCTGATCATCTGCTGTCCTTGCAACACAAAAGGCATGCCTATCatccgctgcggctgcaagAAGGAGGCCATGTCCGCATTCAGGTTGGTGAAGGACACTTGCTGACCCATGGAAGCGTCTGGCGCCATCATTGGAATGGCCGACATTCCTTGTGGGGGCATGTACGGCGGAAGAAGCGGCTCTTGCTGTGCGGGTGGGGCCTGTGTGACCGGCGTGGCAGCCTCCTTTTTCTTCAGCAGACGCCGTGCCGCTTCACGGTGGCGCCGGGACAGCTTCGACTCGATCTTCACGCCATACGGGGAGTTTTTCAGGAGACTCTGCAGAGGTATGAtcgcgtcgcgcagctgcgtcagTTGGCCATCGTCGGAGGCGGTCGAGATGGCGGTCTGAATAACGTAATTCGCAAAGCTATCTGTCAGCAGCTTTGGCAAGACATGCGGCGCCGTCAGTTCGTCGACCAACAGCTGTCGCACATCTGGCGACGACGTCTTCAGGCACTTTTCTATCACATTGCTGCTAAACTTGTTGCACGAGAGCTCGGCCACGTGATGAAGCATCTGCCTAATAATCTGATTGGTGTAGTTCGGCGCTGTCGAGATGGCATCATCGTCCGTGTCCTCCTTCTTTGTGCCGTTGATGTCTTGCTGTTTGTCGAGAATAAACTGAACAACATAGTTCCCAAAGGGATCCTGCACCAGTTTCAGCGAGTTGTTGAGTACCGTGTTGATGATGGTAGTGTGATACGGCTTGGGGGCGTGTTGCAGGCATTTTTGAATGATACAGCACCCCTGACGATTTTTGCAAATGTCGATGCAGTTGTCGGCTATCTTCTGGAAAATGCGCTCGTAgatcgcagcagcgccggagGCACTCCTGTCGGAATCGCCCAGCTGGCAAAAGCGGGGAGATGTGATCAGCTTTGACAGGGAGTGGTTGCCGTTAATGTCCTTCGCAACGTCGACAATCGATGGCTCCAACACACTGGTGTACACATCAAACTCCTCATGTGTGCACAGAACATCGATGATGCGCTGGGAGACACGCGCGCCATTCGTGTTGCAGGCCACCGTGACAATATCGCTGGAAAGCTCCCtaatcagcagcagcacttcTGACAGGTCCTGCTCGTTCGTTGTGGGGTCGTAGAAAATGTCGCCCATGGTGACCGGCTTGGTTCccgagcgcagcagcggcaccaggTGCTGCATCAGTTCGCTTCCGTTGGCATCATTGGACAGGTCCAGCGCATGGCGAATGCACTCCTGCGCGAACACGTTGCGGAAGGGGATCTTTTGCCGCGCAGCGTCATCCTCCTTGCCATACTCCTGTACGTAGCGGCACGCCTCAACCAACTTGAGTGCGTCTCGAAGCCCCGTGGCATCCCGCACGCAGCTGGCGATCACCTCGTTCACTCGATCCAGGTCTGCGTTGCCTGACTTGTTCTCGTCGATAGtgcgcttcgccgcctctgTTGCCTTGGTTTGGATCTCACTCTCAAGGAACTTGATGCTCGTATCCACCTCAGAAAGATCCTTGAGAATCTCCTGGCGGCGCGCGTAGAGGGCTGTCAACTTCTCCTCTGACGACATGTTGGCGGAATGGCGATTGTCGAATTCCCTtcgttgtgtgtgggtgtgcgtgggtgtgcagCGATGCACCTACACGCCCTCTCAAGCCTTCCAAGAATTCAATAGTGTTGTGTGCAGGAGCGATAGGGAATACGTTCTCCCGCACCGCGACTTCTTTGGGAACGATGAGGGCTAAGTTGTGTACGCCGGTGGAGAAAAAACTGAGGGgagtgaggagagagacgagaaaGCACATGACCTCATGAATAGCGGGAGACCGCTCCACAGGCACGACGAGGGCGGCCAGAGTAAGGAGACCATGGCGCCTGTGATCAGCAACATTGGGAAAAGGGAGTTGATAGGTTGCACCATCTGCGATGGAAATCGTCGTTGGACATGACTAAGGCGGCCAAAGGCAGGGTGCAGCGTTCGTCTAAACAGTATGCGTCATAGGGTGCGCCAACAGTTGATGTTTCTGGGATGTTGCCGTGACCTTCGGGAAAAGGGACCATAAAAACACGGTGTACAACTGCATCAGGAAGAACATTGGGAGTTGTTGCCTTCCGTTTGGTGAAGTTGGTGATGGCACTACTGGCAATTGTTAGCAttaaaaaaagaaaaaatacTCGTTGCATATTGTTGGGCATCATAAAATGTCAGTAGGTGCGTGTCGCCCTCATGTATACTGACATCTATCCTTCCCTTGATCGCTGAAGGGCGAAACTCCTGATCGTGACCCCCGTTCGTCGTTTTcatttgtgtgtgtgagggggatCGTCTTTAggaacggaaaaaaaaagaagaataatcgtttttttttggttttgGTACTCACAGATGGTTCCTCCTTGATGGCCTGCAACAGTATTAcggcgagtgtgtgtgtgtgtggtgtgtatCTTTTCTTCCATTGATGTACTCTCCCTTGTCACCTCGCTCGAGGGTCGAGGTAGCCTCAGCCACCACGCCCAGGTCCTCTTTGCAATATCATACACCGTCGCCCACATCCACTCATTTGGAGAAATGCAAGAGACGGAGACAAGTAAAGATAACAGGACGACATTGTTACCATCATCCCGTTCTGCTCACCCCCTACCCACCTCCGAAACGGAAGCACACTGCGCAAGtaacggaaaaaaaacgagaaaaAGATGCTGAGCTGCTTTGAGAAGGGGCTACGTGTTGAGCTAGCTTGTCAGGTGCACAACAGATGCGACGGCATCACACAGGGTCTCGTGGAATTCGAAacgaacaacaaaaaacTAGAGATACAGGTAGTGGCGTGCTCCAAGACATGCGCGCAGGTGTGCACTCCAAACACTGCTGTCTACATGTGTGAATACATCCGTTCAGTGTTCGCAGCAAGCTCAATGTAACGCTGGTACAGCTCATCGTACACCCGGGCAGCCTCTGGGCACGGCTTGTACGCGGTAGAAGAGCCGCTTGCCATCTTTTTCTGCGCCTCCGGGATGCTCCCGTAACACACcgcagctgtggcggcggcaatAGCAGACCCCAACGCACAGACTTGCTCGCTGTTACACACGGTGATAGGCATGTTCAGCACGTCCGAAAGGATCTGAATTGCCAGCGGCGACTTCTTAGCGATGCCGCCAACTGCAATGACGTTGTCAATGCGCACACCCTCTCGTCGAAAGCGCTCTACGATGGCGCGCGACCCGTACGCTGtcgcctccaccagcgcacgATACACACTTGCCGCGTCGCTACCCAGGGTAAGGCCGCCAATGACCGATTTGAGGTTTTGGTTGGCATCGGGGGTGCGCCGTCCGTTGAACCAGTCCAAGGCATGCACGCTGCTCTCGCCGGGCTGAATTCGGCTGGCATCTTCGGTAAGGGTGCTGAGCATCCTCCTCTTTATCTCACGCCTCAGCTCTGTTTTGGCGTTCTCGTCGAGCAACTTCGTGCTGGCAATGAGTCGTGCAGAGGAGTACTGGAGCAATTCTGAGAACCACGCGAAGACGTCGCCGTACGCGGACTGACCAGCCTCGAGGCCAATCATGTGTGGCACGATAGAGCCGTCGACCTGCCCACAAATTCCCTTtacgcggcggtggccgagAATGCTGGAGTCGATCACCATCATGTCACAGGTCGACGTTCCCATGACACGCACAAACGAGTAAGGCTTGATGCCGGCACCAACGGCGCCGAGGTGAGCATcgatggcgccgccagcgacgacAACCCGCGTACTCAATCCAAGACGCCGCGCCCACTCCTCACTCAGTGTACCCACCGGCTTGTCGATGGTCTCTGTGACGTCGCTCATGCGGGACCGCATGAGCCCCAAGCGCGGGTGCAACTGGTCAAAGAAGCTGCGTGGCGGGAAGCCGCCCCAGCTCTCGTGCCACATTGCCTTGtgcccgcacgcgcaccggGAGCGGATGAGCTTTTGATACGATGTGACACCGGTGAAGAGGGCAGGAAGCCACTCGCTGCACTCTACAATGCCGTACGCGGCCTGAGACACCTGCTCGTCGTTGCGGATCACGTGCAGCGCCTTCGACCAGAACCACTCGGAGGAGTAGGTGCCCCCGCAGAAGGAGGTGTAGTCGGGGGTGCTTTTGTGCGCCAGCGCATTGATTGCAGCAGCCTCCTTTACAGAGGTGTGGTCCTTCCAGAGAATAAACATAGCGTTCGGGTTATTGGCAAACGAAGGCCGAAGGGCAAGAGGCGTGCAGGTCTCGTCGACCATGCACGGTGTGCTACCGGTCGTATCGAAGGCGAGCCCAACCACGTTGTCTCGCGCCGCCGGGCCAGCTGCCTTCAACACCGCAGTGATGACAttctctgccgcctccatgtAGTCGCACGGATGCTGGCGGTACTGCATCAACTTGGAGTTGCAGTACTCCCCCTTTGTCCAGCGCGGGTAGTCAAAGACGGCGCTCTGCAGCTCCGCCCCAtcccgcacgcgcaccagtACCGCTCGCGCGGAATCGGACCCGTAATCCAGACCTATAACGAGTGGCTCTGCCATCTGTTCAGGGAACATCACTTTACATATCAAAACGCACGCGAGCTGCGAGCAAACCGATATAGGCAAAACcttgtgcgtgggtggggtTGTGCTTGTCAAGCACTTCTGTCACTTGTTCGAGAGCAACGGCCTCTTTGGAGAACGTATCGCGTTTCGTGACCACAGAACAGTTCAAAAATGGCCCAGAGAGAGAAGTCTCGCAATAGGCACCTCGTTTGTGGTAGTCCAGTGAGAGGAATAAGAACGTAAGGTCGATGCCAACAGTAGAGGCAGcagaagaaaagagagaaaatgcttatgtgtgtggggggagaggggcacgCTTTGTCAGCGAACAGTCACTGCGACACGAAAGGAACAACGCCCTCGCAACTGCGATGGCGTCATcgagaaaaagggaagagcTGAAACACATACCAACGTGCATTACGCCCACTTgccccccccaaaaaaaaaaacggcaaAAAAGGCGTAGGACGCCATGGTGTTCAGGAACCCATCGATGGCGACACAGGCGCTTTGGCGtgtgagcagcagccgcgcggcTATAATTGCTCAGGAGAAGCAAAAGTGCGTACCTCAAAAGCTTGTTTCGAGTTCAAAACGCTCACCATGACAACGTCGAATGAAAGCGTTACAAGTACAGTGTGCCCACGCGAGGCAAAAAAGACACCGCAGCACAACAGTAGAGTCTGTGGAGGTGAGAAAGACAAGGCAgcaaatatatatatagatgcGTAGTGCAACGCGACAGATGCTTTCGTTAAaaagacacacgcaagcagaaGAAAACAGTAACACTGAACACTCAAaaaggtggtggcggtggctcAGGGAGACCTGCGTCACGGCTCCTACGCGCTGAGTCGGCGACGCGTCGAAAACGGtgcgtcgtcggcgtcctCCGATGGACGCGTATGAAACCCCCAAGACGCGCGTTGTCCTCCCCGAAAAAGGCGCGAGCCCGcgtgcaccagcgcaccccAAATACTGTTGTTCTTCTCGTCACTTGTGTGGCAGTTTGGCGACTTGCGTTGCGACGACCGCGGACTCAATGGTGGAGACGACACCGATGTGCCAGAGCTCAGCGTAATCTCATGCGGGAGAGAGCTCTGCAACGTTCGTTGGCttgcagcgggagagagaggcgcagtTTCCAATACGTGGCCGGATTTATGCGCACGCAGCTTCTGTGCGCGCTTCACGAGACAGGCCTTGTTACCGGTAATCGAAAGTCCACGATGACGCAGGAGTTCTTTCAGTTCCGCCACTGTCATCTGTGACGGGCTGTGCGTAAGGGAATGTCGGGGACGCGCTCTTGCAGCTTTGGCGGCACGCGGGCGTGCCGGGGGCGAATaatcgctgctggtgtccTCCAAGTCAGAGTCTTCTTCCTCCATGTACGTGGAGCTAGAGGCCCCAGAGCTGCACGACTCTGTTGACTCACTCTCCGGTCGCCCCGCGTTCAAGAACCCTTTCAAAAATGAACGACATGTCTTTAGAGAAGCGCGAATGTTGGCGgcctgcgcagcgtcgcgggGCGTGGAGAAACGCCCGCTGCCGTCAGTGAGCAGAAATCCATCATAGGAGACGAGCAACGCTTTGTCAGCCGTCAGCACAGGCGCTGCTTTGGCGGTCTCATCGACTGGTCGCGGAGGCGGGGACACCGAGTGGGGAGATTGCTGCGAAGACGTTGGCGGAGAGAGCGGCACGAGAAGCCGCGTATGACGCGACTGCCGCGTCGGTGGAGTGCCAGAGAGCTCACTCAGAAGTACCTCATTTTCATCAGCCACGTACACAAGTCGCCGCTTTACTGGGTCCATGGCGTCAAGACTACAGTGTAGCTGCCCGTACCTGTGAACAAATCTATCTAGGTTTCTTTATGTAGGTGTGCCTttgtgtgcgagcgcggtGTTGAGCCTTGGCTAGAGGCGAACGTTCTCTAGTTGCCTGCGATGGGCACCGCGTAGGTGGATGAAAACGCAGCGGAAGGTGGTTCCTCGATTAACGCGCGGAAGGCTTCAGAGGATGCCTGAAGTCGCGCCACGGACACTGCTTGCCTTCACGCATGAACACCGTCGTGGTGAGAGCACAGTAGAGCGATATGGAAAGCAGCGAAAtatcaaaaaaaaaatagtaACgacgaaaagaaaagaggaagaggttTACAGAAAGAACAGAAGAGGTGCGGGCACACGGGCCCCGGTGATCGGGCACAGAGAAGCTCAAGCACACATAATCCAAGAGACAGAAGTGCAATGGCCTCCAATCCACTGCGTACAAAGCTCGCTATGATTGCCTGAATGTGCGCGCATAGCCTGCCTTCAGTGGAGGCTTTACACAAGGGAGCATGTAGCTTGAGCTGCATAGACCGCGcatctttgtgtgtgtgtgtgtgtgtcttttaGAGGGGAAGAGGCAGCTGCTTCGATGCTACCAATCTTCTGTCCGTCCGAAAGATCACATGATCGCGACTGCGCACCGTCTACATCACGTCTGTTCATCCTCATTGCTGCCTTCTTCAGCAGTTCTGATGTCTCTCTGTTTGCATTCTGTTAGCGaaaacgagaaaaaaaagctgCCAACCCCAACGCCAACATTGCGCACACGAGACATGGAACGGTACATGAATAACACAGACAAAAACGACGAGAGACGGAGTAAGAATAAAAACGGaagccaaaaaaaaggaggaagTAGGTCACTTATGGCAGAGAGTGCATTTCCATTGTAATGTGCCTGTTCCATTCAGTTGCGCAGAAGACGTTGGCATCGCAGAATACCCTGAGACGCGCCTGCCACACCGGGAGAAACGGACTGCGCCTTTGTGTAGTCTTCCAGTGCCAGCTTCCACTTCTCCATGCCTTCGTAGGCAATGCCGCGGCGCAGGTACGCCTTCACATTTGCCGGGTCGATCTCGATCGCGGCATTGCAGTCGTCCACCATCAGAGAGTACATGTGCGTCTGCTGGTGGCAGGCAGCACGGTTAGTGTAGTacaccgccttctccttgACGGGCCCCGTCTGCAGCTCAATCGCGCGGGTGTAGAACTCCGCAGCTTGGTCATACTTGCCGTCCTTGAAGAAGGAGTTGCCAAGCTTCTTGGCCTCCTCAGGAGTCTTGCAGTGCTGCGACTTTATTTTCTCGTTGCGATCGCGAACTTTAGTATTAATGGTGTGCAGCTTGTCCATCACCTCCTCGTTGCCCGGGCTCAGTTGGAGCGCCTTCTGGAacgccttctgcgcctcatcgTACTTGCTCATGCTCTCCATGGCGACACCCAAGCGGAAGTAGCCCTTAAGCCAATCAGGGCGTAAGCGAATGCACTGCTCTGAATCCGCAGCGGCCTTCTCAAAGTTATTCAGATTTTGCCAGCTTCCCGCACGATTCGAGTACAGAGCACCAGAAGCCTCGTCGTTAGGGTTCAACCCGATGGCCTTGGTGTACCAGTCAATCGCTTCCTGATACCTCTTTGCCTTGAAGGCGTCATTGCCCTTGGCCTTATAGTCCTCCATTTTGCAAAAGTCTGCGGCACTTGTCGAAGACGAGCagggagaaaaaagagaggggagcaCAGAGTGTAAAGCTCGGAAGCGACTTTGTTCTACCCGACAACCGCAGCGACAAGTATGAAACACGTAAAAGCACACACCGGAGTGGGAAGCCGTCCAGGACGCAGAGCACATCGAGAGAGAGGTAGCACCAACGAACAGGTTTGTGCGCAGCGACGAAAAAGAGAACAAGGGTAACCACGTTGACATTGGAGTGGTGAGATGGCCAGGAGTACGCATGCACATCACACCGCATATGCACAGCATCCAGACAAGAAGGACTGAGAAGAAACGCCAGAAGAGTGCACAGTTAGTGGAATATACCAACCGCGCAGCCCGACGCACTTGATGAACACAAGAGCatcctgcagcgcagcagcacctcacGCGACTAGCCTCATATGACCTTACCATCGTTTCTGAAGTAACAATGGGCCCGATGAGTCCTGCAGAGTTCTTCGAGTCTTAGGGAGTTCCATTTGTCCGcaatgtttttttttcatgtCAAAGCGCTGTCCTGCCGTGAACCAGTCAAGATGTTGTAACATACAAGCACAGCGCACCGACCTCGGTAGGAACACCGCGAAATCCGGACCTTCTCGGGAGATACCGTCTGCCGTCGAATCGGCTCAACGCGCCCACCGGACTCTTCGTGCCCTTCCTCGTCCCCTCGCCGCAtaggtgctgcgcgatcggCGCCAGACGGAGAGACTCGGGGGTGCGCGGTAACGCCTCGACCCAAGCCGGTCTCTCCCCCGCCCAGGGCCCTGCCCCAGGTGGCTGAGGCAGTGGCATCCATCGTGCGGGCAGTAGGCGGAGGATGAGGGGTCTGGGCACATGCCGCATGAGCTCAGGGAGGACGTTGGCCAGCCCCAACCAGGGCCCTCAGAGAccctgccacacacacacaccgcctgTATCCCGTGCTTTTTCCTCTGTTTGCACGCCGCTTCAAGCCACGGCATACCACAATGTGGCGCGGTCACTCGCCACACTGGAGCCGGGAGGACTCGATGGTGTAGCACGGGGTGTTCTCGCCGTGCTTCCGCCACCTGTGCCTCATCCGTCCACCCGGTCCGGTTGTAGGGGGGGACGCCGTATGcttcgcacacacgcagttTGGGATTGATCGGTGAGGATCTTTTTGGGCCTTTTGCGTGAATCTTTCTCGCTCTGCTGACGTCCTGGTACCTGTTTGGCAATATGATGCCGCGTGCGCCCAGTGCTCGCATTTTCGAATCCTGGGGCCTGCTTCAGCACACCATTGTTGTCTCGGTAGGTTTGTTCGTCGTCTTCATCGTCCTTTTCCGTCTGCGTCATGGCGGAATGTGTCTCGAAGGCTTGCTCGCATGCACCGCGGCAGCTGGGAGGCCGCTATGCGTCTGCAGCGGCATGCGGAACTTCCATCTTCCGGTGAGTCCGCATACCGTTGATAGGCTTAGTTGTGTGGCATGGGGAAAGGGTCCGCGAATAAgcctgtgcctgtgcacGAAGAGCGCACAGCTCGTCCTCCTGAACGGGGCACGGCGGGACAGCGGTTGACACCCCTACAGGTGAGGAGCCCGTGCAGGGCACGTGCGATGTGCGCGTATTCGCATCATGGCGGCGAAGACCACAGCGCGAGGCGAGGTGTGCTTTGAGTGTCGAGTGGTTCGAAAATTTCCCGCTGCAGATTCGCCACAACGCCGGGTCGAATGTCCTCCCTTTACAACAGGTGGACCGGAGGCTctgtggagaggggggtACCACAGCGCTAGAAGAGTAGTAGGCAACACACCATCTGTGTCTTGACGCTTCCAGTCacccaccgctgcagcaatCAAGTGCACGCACAGGTGCCTGTACGGATGTAGGAGAGGATAAGCTCCTGGCGTCCCACGAGTGCAGAATCTGTGCT
It encodes:
- a CDS encoding N-acetylglucosamine-6-phosphate deacetylase-like protein, whose product is MDNVTVIKGNIVTTSKVLYGGCVIVVNDLIASVCGNETLVRKELGELENTHPGIGAATWQEAAFVLPGFVDIHNHGLGGASDVIGHWSNPEYSLKELARCGTLTTLASIIFSDSHKKLVTDCIDAIEKRVGSYTEDNCILGGIHAEGPVIHDRGGLPECKSEISLDDFKRLVNSMPSLRVMTISPHIEARCNYEKIRHLLKKKVRVALGHDRAATKSEIMCALKLAASEEEKMHVTHLCNVSTFNHRASSLVNAAMCPRFPNAPLYKGARPPTLEIIADLIHVDSVTLQSVLSSRSVDDIAIITDCISAHIPGKHVVYNGRDSVVQAGGACYLCDSFGRASSTLAGGTSMLADLFHILITLFGKDVVEACLHTATVPARIANLPDVGAIAVGKKANLLLFDAELNTIEKRMIYGQWTSHKPYRILHPSVAHL
- a CDS encoding putative PUF1; the encoded protein is MSSEEKLTALYARRQEILKDLSEVDTSIKFLESEIQTKATEAAKRTIDENKSGNADLDRVNEVIASCVRDATGLRDALKLVEACRYVQEYGKEDDAARQKIPFRNVFAQECIRHALDLSNDANGSELMQHLVPLLRSGTKPVTMGDIFYDPTTNEQDLSEVLLLIRELSSDIVTVACNTNGARVSQRIIDVLCTHEEFDVYTSVLEPSIVDVAKDINGNHSLSKLITSPRFCQLGDSDRSASGAAAIYERIFQKIADNCIDICKNRQGCCIIQKCLQHAPKPYHTTIINTVLNNSLKLVQDPFGNYVVQFILDKQQDINGTKKEDTDDDAISTAPNYTNQIIRQMLHHVAELSCNKFSSNVIEKCLKTSSPDVRQLLVDELTAPHVLPKLLTDSFANYVIQTAISTASDDGQLTQLRDAIIPLQSLLKNSPYGVKIESKLSRRHREAARRLLKKKEAATPVTQAPPAQQEPLLPPYMPPQGMSAIPMMAPDASMGQQVSFTNLNADMASFLQPQRMIGMPFVLQGQQMISIPNAPPPSFTMGMINGTGLPEYR
- a CDS encoding putative L-ribulokinase, whose amino-acid sequence is MFPEQMAEPLVIGLDYGSDSARAVLVRVRDGAELQSAVFDYPRWTKGEYCNSKLMQYRQHPCDYMEAAENVITAVLKAAGPAARDNVVGLAFDTTGSTPCMVDETCTPLALRPSFANNPNAMFILWKDHTSVKEAAAINALAHKSTPDYTSFCGGTYSSEWFWSKALHVIRNDEQVSQAAYGIVECSEWLPALFTGVTSYQKLIRSRCACGHKAMWHESWGGFPPRSFFDQLHPRLGLMRSRMSDVTETIDKPVGTLSEEWARRLGLSTRVVVAGGAIDAHLGAVGAGIKPYSFVRVMGTSTCDMMVIDSSILGHRRVKGICGQVDGSIVPHMIGLEAGQSAYGDVFAWFSELLQYSSARLIASTKLLDENAKTELRREIKRRMLSTLTEDASRIQPGESSVHALDWFNGRRTPDANQNLKSVIGGLTLGSDAASVYRALVEATAYGSRAIVERFRREGVRIDNVIAVGGIAKKSPLAIQILSDVLNMPITVCNSEQVCALGSAIAAATAAVCYGSIPEAQKKMASGSSTAYKPCPEAARVYDELYQRYIELAANTERMYSHM
- a CDS encoding stress-inducible protein STI1 homolog, yielding MEDYKAKGNDAFKAKRYQEAIDWYTKAIGLNPNDEASGALYSNRAGSWQNLNNFEKAAADSEQCIRLRPDWLKGYFRLGVAMESMSKYDEAQKAFQKALQLSPGNEEVMDKLHTINTKVRDRNEKIKSQHCKTPEEAKKLGNSFFKDGKYDQAAEFYTRAIELQTGPVKEKAVYYTNRAACHQQTHMYSLMVDDCNAAIEIDPANVKAYLRRGIAYEGMEKWKLALEDYTKAQSVSPGVAGASQGILRCQRLLRN